Proteins co-encoded in one Clarias gariepinus isolate MV-2021 ecotype Netherlands chromosome 13, CGAR_prim_01v2, whole genome shotgun sequence genomic window:
- the mrpl35 gene encoding 39S ribosomal protein L35, mitochondrial yields the protein MAATLARGLSGVVRPLAVLGQSCLTGALRAPQALPRFCTFIQRQYGSIQRPASLNACGLQQQTLLQRVSPLVPSLMQQPCRNLTYYSVKKGKRKTVKAVVQRFLRLHCGLWVRRKAGYKKKLWKKSAARKKRLREHVFCNKTQCKKLDKMTTSFWKRRNWYINDPYQKYHDRVNL from the exons ATGGCGGCCACCTTGGCTAGGGGACTGTCAG GTGTGGTGAGACCCCTGGCGGTTCTGGGACAGTCGTGCTTGACCGGGGCACTCCGAGCTCCGCAGGCTCTTCCTCGCTTCTGTACATTCATTCAGCGACAGTATGGCAGTATTCAGCGACCAGCTTCTCTAAATGCATGTGGTCTCCAACAGCAGACTCTTCTACAACG AGTCTCTCCTCTTGTCCCATCACTGATGCAGCAGCCTTGTAGAAACCTGACCTATTATAGTGTGAAGAAGGGCAAGAGGAAGACAGTGAAAGCTGTGGTGCAGAGGTTTCTGAGGCTGCACTGTGGCCTGTGGGTGAGGAGAAAG GCTGGATACAAGAAGAAGCTTTGGAAAAAGTCAGCAGCCAGAAAGAAGCGTTTAAGGGAACACGTGTTCTGCAATAAGACTCAGTGTAAAAAATTAGACAAAATGACGACGTCCTTTTGGAAAAGAAGAAACTGGTACATTAATGATCCTTACCAGAAATACCATGATAGGGTTAACCTGTAG
- the si:dkey-21a6.5 gene encoding sushi, von Willebrand factor type A, EGF and pentraxin domain-containing protein 1: protein MACLGVQAVVVALVCVFGVVRSQTTLTPALTASTVIDNVTSTTVSENVTTTTPIMLSTTTPGCSVFNTSSCETCVPGTYYDSETLLCSCCPEPGLCIFPTGCRSCPLGFYQPLAGQQTCLPCTPGFYTNLTGSSVCQACPPGSYTNESGSVSCQACTPGFYASRQNTTVCNSCPEGTYCNSSSCAQCQMCPVGSEALKTGSQECSLCHPGMHRNSDQKVCQICSSGFYQVDWGQKNCNICPEDYYCPSPDVNPIKCPSDAFCPQGSTAPGYCMETFFRKAGDTCELAPVTIALIVIGGGLILLFFVVLVFRKRSDTDSEMSLSRAPLLQKNRPSCHVYGVPCDADPVYAGW, encoded by the exons ATGGCATGTTTGGGAGTCCAGGCTGTTGTCGTGgcactcgtgtgtgtgtttg GAGTGGTAAGGAGTCAGACTACTCTCACCCCCGCTTTGACCGCTTCCACTGTTATCGACAATGTGACCAGCACCACAGTCAGTGAGAATGTCACCACAACTACTCCCATCATGCTCAGCACCACTACGCCTGGCTGCTCAGTCTTCAACACCTCCAGCTGTGAGACCTGTGTACCAGGCACCTACTATGACAGTG AGACCTTGCTGTGTTCATGTTGTCCGGAGCCCGGGCTTTGCATTTTCCCTACAGGCTGTCGTTCCTGCCCACTAGGTTTCTATCAACCGCTAGCTGGCCAGCAGACGTGTCTTCCCTGCACACCAGGCTTCTACACTAA TCTCACAGGGAGCTCTGTGTGTCAGGCGTGTCCTCCTGGTTCTTATACCAATGAAAGTGGTTCAGTCTCATGTCAGGCCTGCACACCAG gttTTTATGCATCTAGACAGAACACCACTGTTTGTAACTCGTGTCCCGAGGGCACATACTGCAA CTCTTCCAGTTGTGCTCAGTGCCAGATGTGTCCCGTCGGCTCCGAAGCCCTGAAGACTGGCAGCCAGGAGTGTTCTCTGTGTCACCCAG GCATGCACAGGAACTCTGATCAGAAAGTGTGTCAGATCTGCAGCAGTGGTTTTTATCAGGTCGACTGGGGCCAGAAGAACTGTAACATCTGCCCTGAAGACTACTACTGCCCA AGTCCAGATGTGAATCCAATCAAATGCCCCAGTGATGCGTTTTGCCCTCAGGGCAGCACGGCTCCAGGTTATTGCATGGAGACTTTCTTCAGGAAGGCTGGAGACACCTGCGAGCTTGCTCCTGTCACTATAGCTCTAATTGTCATTGGAGGAGGAT tgaTCCTTCTGTTCTTTGTTGTTCTGGTTTTTCGGAAGAGAAGTGATACAGACAGTGAAATGTCTCTCTCACGTGCACCACTCCTACAGAAGAATCGTCCTTCTTGTCATGTGTATGGAGTTCCATGTGATGCAGATCCAGTGTATGCAGGGTGGTGA
- the nt5c1ab gene encoding cytosolic 5'-nucleotidase 1A → MSLHDGRMTSNGDVCLGGMKMRDPSTPTKKPQSPKPENAITIAVSSRVLFNMDLEQQIFEQKGMEEYLKYQIEHETEPLAPGPAFPFIKALEAVNVQLRELYPDSEELFDIVLMTNHHANVGLRLINSINHHKLFIERFCMTGGNSPIGYLKAYHTNLYLSADSKKVMEALAEGIAAATMFKPEKVTEVSETQLRVAFDGDAVLFSDESERIFKTQGLDKFFEHEKAHENKPLDHGPLKGFLEALGKLQKKFSEKGQRMDCPIRTYLVTARSAASSGTRALKTLRSWGLEPDEALFLAGAPKGPMLAKIKPHIFFDDQMFHIEGAAELGTVAAHVPYGVAQKVPLKKSNDTKTCE, encoded by the exons ATGAGTCTCCATGATGGACGAATGACCAGCAATGGTGACGTGTGTTTGGGAGGCATGAAGATGCGGGATCCCTCAACTCCAACTAAGAAACCTCAATCT CCCAAGCCTGAAAATGCCATCACCATTGCTGTGTCATCACGTGTCCTCTTCAACATGGATCTGGAGCAGCAGATCTTTGAACAAAAGGGCATGGAGGAGTACCTGAAGTACCAGATTGAACATGAGACTGAACCACTTGCACCAGGACCTGCTTTTCCCTTTATTAAG GCTCTGGAAGCAGTCAATGTGCAGCTGAGAGAACTTTATCCAGACAGTGAAGAGCTCTTTGATATTGTGCTGATGACCAACCATCACGCCAACGTTGGACTCAGACTCATTAACTCAATCAACCATCACA AACTGTTCATTGAGCGCTTCTGTATGACTGGTGGTAATAGTCCAATTGGGTATTTGAAAGCCTACCACACCAACCTGTATCTGTCTGCTGATTCAAAGAAAGTGATGGAGGCTTTAGCAGAAG GGATTGCAGCAGCCACCATGTTCAAGCCAGAGAAAGTGACGGAGGTGTCAGAGACACAGCTGCGAGTGGCCTTCGATGGAGATGCAGTGCTATTCTCGGATGAGTCAGAGAGGATCTTTAAAACGCAAGGCTTGGATAAATTTTTCGAACATGAAAAAGCCCATGAAAACAAACCACTTGATCAT GGTCCACTGAAAGGATTCTTGGAGGCTTTGGGAAAactgcaaaagaaattctctGAGAAAGGCCAGCGTATGGACTGTCCTATCCGCACATACCTTGTGACTGCTCGTAGTGCAGCTAGTTCAGGTACACGTGCCCTGAAAACCTTGCGTTCTTGGGGCCTAGAGCCTGATGAAGCCCTTTTTTTGGCTGGAGCACCTAAGGGCCCTATGCTGGCAAAAATCAAGCCCCACATTTTCTTCGATGATCAAATGTTCCATATTGAAGGGGCTGCAGAGCTGGGAACTGTGGCAGCTCACGTTCCATATGGAGTTGCCCAAAAGGTGCCATTAAAGAAatcaaatgacacaaaaacgtgtgaatga